Proteins encoded by one window of Ulvibacter sp. MAR_2010_11:
- the metH gene encoding methionine synthase: MIESATEIKQKRYLKLSGLEPLVVTPESNFINVGERTNVAGSRKFLRLIKDGNFEEALSIARHQVEGGAQIIDINMDDGLIDGKEAMVKFLNLVIAEPDISRVPIMIDSSKWEIIEAGLQVVQGKCVVNSISLKEGETEFIRQAKLIRRYGAAVIVMAFDEVGQADNYERRIEIAQRSYTILVNTVGFNPEDIIFDLNIFPVATGMDEHRRNAIDFIEATRWVRTNLPHCSVSGGVSNVSFSFRGNDTVREAMHSVFLYHAIQAGMNIGIVNPTMLEVYDDIPKDLLEYVEDVMLDRRDDATERLLDFAESVVQTSKEKVADTAWRDEPLQDRITRALVKGIDAFIVDDVEEARQQVARPIEVIEGHLMIGMNVVGDLFGSGKMFLPQVVKSARVMKKAVAYLLPFIEAEKNGVASSNGKILMATVKGDVHDIGKNIVGVVLACNNYEIIDLGVMVAPEKIISEAKLHRVDVIGLSGLITPSLDEMVFLAQEMQRQDFKVPLLIGGATTSKAHTAVKIDPQYENAVVHVNDASRAVTIVGDLLQKETSVAFKNNLKLDYADFRDNFLKRQKVKTYISIEEARKNKLKIDWDASEIVKPKTLGIQVIDNFDLELLKDYIDWSPFFRSWELHGRYPDILTDSVVGEQATELFKDAQEMLRQLISEKKVTARAVFGLFEANTVNDDDIEVTNSEKNSDKTYFRTLRQQSKKAEGRPNIALSDFVAPKASGIQDYVGCFCVSAGFGTQEIAEAYVKNLDDYNAILVKALADRLAEAFAEYLHEQVRKDHWGYASDEKLSNEDLIKESYKGIRPAPGYPACPDHLEKQTLWELLQVKERIGVELTESLAMWPAASVSGYYFGNPEARYFGVGKIKEDQVADFAKRKGIDYDYAEKWLKTNIAD; this comes from the coding sequence ATGATAGAATCAGCAACCGAAATAAAACAAAAGAGATACCTGAAATTGTCGGGCTTAGAACCCTTGGTTGTCACTCCCGAAAGCAATTTTATCAATGTAGGCGAACGAACCAACGTTGCGGGTTCACGAAAATTCCTCCGACTCATAAAAGACGGGAATTTCGAGGAAGCCTTATCTATTGCTAGGCATCAGGTGGAAGGCGGGGCACAGATTATCGACATCAATATGGACGATGGTTTAATAGATGGAAAGGAAGCCATGGTCAAGTTTCTGAATCTGGTCATTGCCGAACCCGATATTTCGCGCGTTCCCATCATGATAGATAGCTCTAAGTGGGAAATTATTGAAGCCGGATTACAAGTGGTGCAAGGGAAATGCGTAGTAAATTCCATAAGTTTGAAGGAAGGCGAAACCGAATTCATTCGGCAAGCAAAACTAATAAGACGTTACGGAGCAGCCGTAATCGTTATGGCTTTCGATGAGGTGGGACAGGCCGATAATTACGAACGCCGCATCGAAATTGCACAACGCAGCTATACTATTTTGGTGAATACTGTTGGCTTTAACCCTGAAGACATCATCTTCGATCTTAACATTTTTCCGGTAGCAACCGGGATGGACGAGCATCGTAGAAATGCCATCGATTTTATTGAAGCGACACGTTGGGTAAGAACAAATTTACCCCATTGCAGCGTAAGTGGCGGTGTGAGTAATGTGTCTTTTAGTTTTAGAGGGAATGATACCGTCCGTGAAGCCATGCATTCAGTTTTTTTATACCATGCGATTCAGGCAGGGATGAATATAGGAATTGTAAATCCGACGATGCTGGAAGTGTACGACGATATCCCTAAAGACTTGCTCGAGTATGTGGAAGATGTCATGTTGGACAGAAGAGACGATGCCACCGAACGACTTTTAGATTTCGCCGAATCGGTCGTGCAAACCAGTAAAGAGAAGGTCGCCGATACAGCTTGGCGGGATGAACCTTTGCAGGACAGAATTACGCGAGCTCTGGTAAAAGGAATTGATGCTTTTATTGTGGACGATGTGGAAGAAGCCCGACAACAGGTTGCAAGACCTATAGAAGTGATTGAAGGCCATTTAATGATTGGAATGAACGTGGTGGGAGATCTCTTCGGAAGCGGAAAAATGTTCCTGCCACAAGTGGTGAAATCGGCACGGGTGATGAAAAAAGCCGTTGCCTATTTGTTGCCTTTTATTGAAGCCGAAAAGAACGGGGTCGCCTCGTCCAACGGAAAAATCTTGATGGCCACCGTAAAAGGAGATGTGCATGATATCGGGAAAAATATTGTTGGGGTAGTGCTGGCGTGTAACAATTACGAGATTATCGATTTGGGGGTTATGGTAGCGCCGGAGAAAATAATTTCTGAAGCAAAACTGCACCGGGTAGATGTTATTGGTTTGAGCGGACTAATCACTCCTTCCCTGGATGAAATGGTCTTTTTAGCGCAGGAAATGCAACGACAAGATTTTAAAGTACCCTTGTTAATTGGTGGAGCCACTACGAGCAAGGCCCATACCGCAGTGAAAATAGATCCCCAATACGAAAACGCGGTGGTACATGTTAACGATGCCTCCAGAGCAGTGACTATTGTAGGCGATTTGTTGCAAAAAGAAACCTCGGTTGCTTTTAAAAACAATTTAAAATTGGATTATGCCGATTTCCGGGACAATTTCCTAAAGCGACAAAAGGTGAAAACCTACATTTCGATTGAAGAGGCCAGAAAAAATAAACTGAAAATAGATTGGGATGCTTCAGAAATTGTAAAACCCAAAACCTTGGGGATTCAGGTTATCGATAATTTTGATTTGGAATTGCTGAAAGACTATATCGATTGGAGTCCGTTTTTCCGAAGCTGGGAATTGCACGGGCGTTATCCCGATATTTTAACAGATAGCGTAGTAGGCGAACAGGCGACCGAATTATTTAAAGATGCACAGGAAATGCTGCGGCAACTAATTTCTGAAAAAAAGGTAACTGCAAGAGCGGTCTTCGGCCTATTTGAAGCCAATACCGTAAATGATGATGATATAGAGGTAACAAATTCAGAGAAAAATTCAGATAAGACATATTTTAGAACACTGCGGCAACAAAGCAAAAAGGCTGAAGGAAGACCCAATATTGCCCTTTCCGATTTTGTTGCGCCGAAAGCTTCGGGGATACAGGATTATGTAGGATGTTTTTGTGTTTCAGCGGGATTTGGGACTCAGGAAATAGCCGAAGCCTATGTAAAAAACCTGGACGATTACAATGCAATATTGGTAAAGGCATTGGCAGATCGATTGGCGGAGGCCTTTGCCGAATATTTACACGAGCAGGTAAGAAAGGATCATTGGGGCTATGCCAGCGATGAAAAATTATCGAACGAAGATTTAATCAAAGAAAGTTATAAAGGAATTCGTCCGGCGCCCGGCTATCCTGCCTGTCCGGACCACCTCGAAAAGCAAACACTTTGGGAGTTGTTGCAAGTAAAAGAACGAATAGGAGTTGAGCTTACAGAGAGCCTGGCCATGTGGCCTGCGGCTTCGGTTTCGGGGTATTATTTTGGAAATCCGGAGGCTCGTTATTTTGGAGTGGGAAAAATAAAAGAAGATCAGGTGGCAGATTTTGCAAAGCGCAAAGGAATCGATTACGATTATGCCGAAAAGTGGTTAAAAACAAACATTGCAGACTAA
- a CDS encoding homocysteine S-methyltransferase family protein gives MSELEKALQERILILDGAMGTMLQRYKFSEEDFRGERFKNFHKSVKGNNDLLSLTQPKAIAEVHFKYFEAGADIVETNTFSGTTIAMADYNMEDLVYELNYESAKIAKEVAISFTEKNPAKPRFVAGAIGPTNKTASMSPNVNDPGFRAISFEELRVAYKQQAEALIDGGVDMLLVETVFDTLNAKAALFAIEEIKEERNLDIPVMISGTITDASGRTLSGQTAEAFLISVSHIPLLSVGFNCALGAKQLTPHLEAIARRTQLAISAYPNAGLPNAFGEYDESPQQMALQIKEYLDKNLINIIGGCCGTTPEHIKAIAELASAYKPRPFHYKKSVTA, from the coding sequence ATGAGTGAGTTAGAAAAAGCCTTGCAAGAACGAATTCTCATCCTCGATGGAGCTATGGGAACCATGTTGCAGCGCTATAAATTTTCGGAAGAGGATTTTAGAGGAGAGCGTTTTAAAAATTTCCATAAATCGGTAAAAGGAAACAACGATTTGTTGTCTTTGACCCAACCTAAAGCGATTGCTGAAGTACATTTCAAATACTTTGAAGCCGGAGCAGATATTGTAGAAACCAATACCTTTTCAGGGACCACCATTGCGATGGCCGATTACAACATGGAAGACCTTGTCTATGAATTAAATTATGAGTCGGCAAAGATTGCCAAAGAGGTCGCTATTAGTTTTACTGAAAAGAACCCTGCCAAACCCAGATTCGTTGCCGGAGCTATCGGACCCACAAACAAAACGGCAAGTATGTCGCCCAATGTGAACGATCCCGGATTTAGAGCTATTTCTTTTGAAGAATTGCGTGTTGCCTACAAGCAGCAAGCCGAAGCACTCATTGACGGAGGTGTAGATATGTTGCTAGTAGAAACAGTTTTCGATACTCTAAATGCGAAGGCGGCTTTGTTTGCTATTGAAGAGATTAAGGAAGAACGAAACCTGGACATTCCGGTGATGATTAGCGGTACCATTACCGATGCTTCAGGGAGAACATTGTCGGGTCAAACTGCCGAAGCTTTTTTAATTTCAGTATCACATATTCCGCTCTTAAGCGTCGGATTTAATTGTGCCTTGGGTGCAAAACAATTGACACCCCATCTGGAAGCTATTGCGAGAAGAACCCAATTGGCGATTTCGGCTTACCCCAACGCAGGTTTGCCTAATGCGTTTGGAGAATACGATGAAAGTCCGCAACAAATGGCCTTGCAGATAAAGGAATATTTAGACAAGAATTTAATCAACATTATTGGGGGATGCTGCGGAACAACACCGGAGCATATAAAGGCGATCGCAGAGTTAGCTTCAGCGTATAAACCAAGACCTTTTCATTATAAAAAAAGTGTAACCGCATAA
- a CDS encoding OsmC family protein, with translation MKVTLNRINDDYLFEAIGANDVPVLIDNKTNDVVKGASPMELVLMAVGGCNAIDIISILKKQRQEVTSYSIDVEGTRKEVKQARPFDSIHLTVHLNGTVDPEKAKKAAALSFEKYCSVSLTLTGCVHITYSIIVNGETI, from the coding sequence ATGAAAGTAACGCTTAACCGTATAAATGACGATTATCTTTTTGAAGCTATAGGCGCAAACGATGTGCCTGTGCTAATCGACAATAAAACCAATGATGTGGTAAAGGGTGCAAGTCCGATGGAGTTGGTGCTTATGGCGGTAGGAGGTTGTAATGCGATCGATATAATTTCGATCTTAAAAAAACAACGCCAGGAGGTAACTTCCTATTCGATAGATGTAGAAGGAACACGAAAAGAAGTGAAGCAGGCCAGGCCATTTGATTCTATACATCTAACGGTTCATCTGAACGGAACAGTCGATCCCGAAAAAGCAAAAAAAGCAGCTGCCTTAAGCTTCGAAAAGTATTGTTCGGTTTCACTAACCTTGACGGGGTGTGTACACATCACCTATTCTATAATTGTAAACGGAGAAACAATATGA
- a CDS encoding PLP-dependent aspartate aminotransferase family protein, with protein MSATKIIHSIPSDPLTGAISVPVYQTSTFIQEAPGVNKGFDYARSNNPTRKVLEDVVAQLENGHSAFAFATGLAAIDAVLKLLKSGDEIIAVDDIYGGAYRLFTHVYEKLGITVNYVDTTDVSNVSEAVSEKTKLIWIESPTNPTLKVSDIEAISKIAKGVNALLVVDNTFASPIAQRPIELGADIVIHSGTKYIGGHSDLVAGLVVTKTETLSEKIKFIQNASGGILGPWDCFLTIRGIETLDIRYKKQCENAFKVALFLQEQEAVQDVFYPGLTTHKNHEIAKDQQNGLFGGIVSFTLKEDTQDAANQFVTSTNYFKLAESLGGVKSLLCHPAQMTHASIPREIRLKAGIKDSLIRLSCGIEDAEDLITDLSETLKVSATAKEVLFV; from the coding sequence ATGAGTGCAACAAAAATTATTCATTCAATTCCCAGTGATCCGCTCACGGGGGCCATTTCGGTACCGGTGTACCAAACATCAACCTTTATCCAGGAAGCTCCGGGTGTAAACAAGGGTTTCGATTATGCAAGAAGTAACAATCCAACGCGAAAAGTTCTTGAAGACGTAGTCGCGCAATTGGAAAACGGACATTCGGCTTTTGCCTTTGCAACAGGTCTTGCCGCTATCGATGCAGTGTTGAAACTATTGAAATCGGGCGACGAAATCATTGCCGTCGACGACATTTACGGAGGCGCTTATCGGCTTTTTACCCATGTCTATGAAAAACTGGGTATCACCGTAAATTATGTAGATACTACCGATGTTTCCAATGTTTCTGAGGCAGTTTCAGAAAAAACAAAGCTCATCTGGATCGAATCTCCTACCAACCCTACATTGAAAGTTTCAGATATTGAGGCAATTTCAAAAATCGCCAAAGGGGTTAATGCCTTGTTAGTTGTCGACAATACATTTGCCTCGCCTATTGCGCAACGTCCCATTGAACTGGGAGCAGATATCGTAATTCACAGTGGCACCAAGTACATTGGAGGTCACTCCGATTTGGTTGCGGGGTTGGTAGTGACAAAGACCGAAACGCTTTCAGAAAAAATTAAATTCATTCAAAATGCTTCGGGAGGAATCCTGGGGCCATGGGATTGCTTTTTAACCATTCGCGGCATTGAAACCTTAGACATTCGGTATAAAAAGCAGTGCGAAAATGCATTTAAAGTGGCGTTGTTCTTACAAGAGCAGGAAGCAGTTCAGGATGTTTTCTATCCGGGATTAACGACTCATAAAAATCACGAGATTGCTAAAGATCAACAAAACGGACTCTTTGGTGGAATTGTGTCTTTTACTTTAAAAGAAGATACTCAGGATGCAGCCAATCAATTTGTGACATCAACCAACTATTTTAAACTTGCCGAAAGTCTGGGCGGTGTTAAAAGTTTATTATGCCATCCGGCGCAGATGACGCATGCTTCCATCCCAAGAGAGATTCGATTAAAAGCGGGAATTAAAGATTCGCTAATTAGACTTTCCTGCGGAATAGAAGATGCCGAAGATTTGATAACCGATTTATCTGAAACCTTAAAAGTAAGTGCAACCGCCAAAGAAGTACTCTTTGTATAA
- the metK gene encoding methionine adenosyltransferase: MAYLFTSESVSEGHPDKVSDQISDALLDHFLAFDPDSKVACETLVTTGQVVLAGEVKSATYLDVQTIARDVINKIGYTKGAYQFSGDSCGVISLIHEQSQDINQGVDRENKEEQGAGDQGMMFGYATKETANYMPLALDISHKILIELAALRREGKQIPYLRPDSKSQVTIEYSDDNVPQRIVAIVVSTQHDDFDEDEIMLAKIKKDIIEILMPRVKAQLPKYVQDLFNDAIVYHINPTGKFVIGGPHGDTGLTGRKIIVDTYGGKGAHGGGAFSGKDPSKVDRSAAYAARHIAKNLVAAGVADEVLVQVSYAIGVVEPTSILVNTHGTSHVGITDGEIALLTAKIFDMRPAAIETRLKLRNPIYLETAAYGHMGRTPKIVTKVFESPYNGRIEREVELFTWEKLDYVDKVKTAFGL, translated from the coding sequence ATGGCTTACTTATTTACATCTGAAAGTGTTTCTGAAGGGCATCCCGATAAAGTTTCCGATCAGATTAGCGACGCCTTATTAGATCACTTTTTAGCCTTCGACCCCGACTCTAAAGTAGCATGTGAAACACTTGTAACAACAGGCCAGGTTGTACTTGCCGGGGAAGTGAAAAGCGCAACCTATCTCGATGTTCAAACCATTGCCAGAGATGTTATTAATAAAATAGGTTACACCAAAGGTGCTTATCAATTTAGTGGAGATTCCTGTGGTGTAATTTCATTAATTCACGAACAATCTCAGGATATCAATCAGGGTGTGGATCGTGAAAATAAAGAAGAACAGGGTGCAGGAGATCAAGGGATGATGTTTGGTTATGCTACCAAAGAAACAGCGAATTATATGCCTTTGGCCTTGGACATTTCACATAAAATATTAATCGAATTGGCTGCCTTACGTAGAGAAGGAAAGCAAATTCCGTATTTACGTCCCGATTCCAAGAGTCAGGTGACCATAGAATACAGCGATGACAACGTACCTCAACGAATTGTAGCCATTGTAGTTTCTACACAGCATGACGATTTTGATGAAGACGAGATCATGCTTGCTAAAATTAAGAAGGATATCATTGAGATTTTGATGCCCAGAGTAAAGGCACAGCTTCCTAAATATGTTCAGGATTTATTTAATGATGCTATAGTATATCATATAAATCCAACAGGAAAATTTGTAATTGGCGGACCGCATGGAGATACCGGACTTACGGGCCGAAAAATAATTGTGGATACTTACGGGGGAAAAGGAGCACACGGAGGTGGAGCTTTTAGCGGAAAAGACCCTAGTAAAGTAGACAGAAGTGCGGCATACGCTGCGCGACACATTGCCAAAAATCTTGTTGCCGCCGGTGTGGCCGATGAAGTATTGGTGCAGGTATCTTATGCCATTGGTGTAGTAGAGCCCACTTCAATTTTGGTGAATACACACGGTACATCTCATGTTGGAATAACCGATGGTGAAATCGCCTTGCTAACTGCCAAAATATTCGATATGCGCCCTGCCGCCATCGAAACCCGGTTAAAGCTTCGCAATCCAATTTATTTGGAAACCGCTGCATACGGACATATGGGTAGAACTCCTAAAATTGTTACCAAGGTGTTTGAAAGCCCATACAACGGACGTATAGAAAGAGAGGTAGAATTGTTTACCTGGGAAAAGTTGGATTATGTGGACAAGGTTAAAACAGCGTTCGGGTTGTAA
- a CDS encoding M20/M25/M40 family metallo-hydrolase has translation MKKIYFLLLATLLISTNTFSQDSNPIVDNIIKEANENSQLELLAHELMDVIGPRLVGTPQMKKANDWAVSKYKSWGISAKNETWGEWRGWERGITHIDMIYPRIQSLDGTQLAWNPGTSSKGVTAELVVLPEVQDSMAFQRWLPNVKGKFVMVSMNQPTGRPDYNWKEFATEKSFEKMKKDREAQETAWRDNMRRMGYNSRTINEALENAGAVGIVSSNWSEGFGVNKIFSARTKKIPSVDLELEDYTMLYRMVEYGDKPQIKIVAESKELGLVPTLNTIGEMKGVEKPEEYVILSAHFDSWDGGTGATDNGTGTLVMMEAMRILKKVYPNPKRTILVGHWGSEEQGLNGSRAFVEDHPEIVKNIQAVFNQDNGTGRVVNLSGAGFLHSYEYLSNWLHAVPKEISDQIETNFPGSPSGGGSDNASFLAAGAPAFNLSSLNWSYWDYTWHTNRDTYDKIIFDDVRSNAILTAILVYMACEDPNRSSTEKIVLPINPRTGEQRTWPEPRSPQRKGGID, from the coding sequence ATGAAAAAAATCTATTTTCTACTTCTTGCCACTCTCTTAATTTCAACCAATACTTTTTCTCAGGATTCCAATCCTATAGTCGACAACATAATAAAAGAAGCCAATGAAAACTCTCAGTTGGAGTTGTTGGCGCACGAACTCATGGATGTAATTGGACCCAGATTGGTGGGAACTCCGCAAATGAAAAAGGCAAACGATTGGGCGGTGAGTAAATATAAATCCTGGGGAATCAGCGCCAAGAACGAAACCTGGGGAGAATGGCGCGGATGGGAACGCGGAATTACCCATATTGATATGATCTACCCCAGAATTCAATCTCTGGATGGTACACAATTGGCCTGGAATCCCGGAACATCGAGCAAAGGTGTAACGGCCGAATTGGTTGTGTTGCCTGAGGTGCAGGATTCTATGGCATTTCAGAGATGGTTACCCAATGTAAAGGGGAAATTTGTAATGGTTTCTATGAACCAACCTACAGGTCGGCCGGATTATAATTGGAAGGAATTTGCTACTGAAAAGTCCTTCGAAAAGATGAAGAAAGACCGGGAAGCTCAGGAAACGGCATGGCGTGATAATATGCGTCGTATGGGCTATAACAGCAGAACCATCAACGAAGCCTTAGAAAATGCAGGTGCCGTTGGGATTGTATCCTCAAATTGGTCGGAAGGGTTTGGTGTAAACAAGATCTTTAGTGCACGAACCAAAAAAATACCCTCTGTAGATCTGGAATTGGAAGACTATACCATGTTGTATCGAATGGTGGAATACGGTGACAAACCACAAATTAAAATTGTAGCCGAATCCAAAGAATTAGGCTTGGTTCCCACATTGAATACCATTGGCGAAATGAAAGGTGTTGAAAAACCCGAAGAATATGTTATCCTTTCGGCGCATTTCGACTCCTGGGACGGGGGAACAGGCGCAACCGATAATGGAACCGGAACCTTGGTAATGATGGAAGCCATGCGTATTTTGAAGAAGGTATATCCTAATCCGAAGCGCACGATTTTGGTAGGACATTGGGGAAGTGAGGAACAAGGATTGAATGGTTCCAGAGCCTTTGTGGAGGACCATCCCGAAATTGTAAAAAATATACAGGCGGTTTTTAATCAGGATAACGGAACCGGAAGAGTTGTAAATCTTTCAGGCGCCGGATTTTTACACTCCTACGAGTACCTAAGCAATTGGCTGCATGCTGTTCCTAAAGAAATTTCAGATCAAATTGAAACCAACTTTCCGGGTTCTCCAAGTGGCGGGGGATCGGACAATGCGTCTTTTTTGGCAGCGGGAGCTCCTGCGTTTAATTTAAGTTCCCTTAACTGGTCGTATTGGGATTATACCTGGCATACCAATAGAGATACCTACGATAAAATAATTTTCGATGATGTGAGAAGTAATGCAATACTTACGGCTATTTTGGTCTATATGGCGTGCGAAGATCCTAATCGAAGTTCTACCGAGAAAATAGTGTTACCTATCAATCCAAGAACAGGCGAGCAACGCACCTGGCCGGAGCCTCGTTCTCCACAGCGTAAAGGGGGAATTGATTAA
- a CDS encoding amidase family protein, protein MKAFLRFTVLLLALLMLSCHQPHEKNEPPVLWESYDEFQEIADQQSHELPRMQFKLIQSKLLDKNEVFRPLYNDVSAFSESRYLEIYPLIMEQDIPTIQLHISKGKFTYEELTLFFLKRIYKYELDPAFSLHTIIALNRNVLEQARARDKNKLENSHPIYGMPILLKDNINTRGINASAGAAILKESTAGKEAFLVTELEKKGALILGKVNLSEWAYYFCTGCPLGYSAVGGQTLNPYGRKVFETGGSSAGSGTSVAANYAVAAVGTETSGSIISPSSQNSVVGLKPTIGVISRSGLVPISHTLDTPGPMTKNVIDNAILLDAMAGKDTKDTITVVKRQSYLIARVNSGLKGKRLGVMKSLLKDSIYATTVKKLEKEGAILIEYNPPEISLDGFLSVLNLEMKADLPIYLAAYTTINDSIKTLSDVMAYNAKDSLIRMPYHQGVFDRIMIDSTSSEQLTEIRANLLKNGTAFFQQPMVEYKLDAILSINNYHSAAAAVGLHPCLTVPMGYKPSGEPISLTLIGSPFSEQSLLSMGYSIEKSLNARRIPEAYKD, encoded by the coding sequence ATGAAAGCTTTTTTACGATTTACAGTACTCTTATTAGCCCTCCTAATGCTGTCTTGCCATCAGCCACATGAAAAGAATGAGCCTCCCGTTCTTTGGGAGTCTTATGATGAATTCCAAGAAATTGCAGACCAGCAATCACATGAGTTGCCGCGAATGCAATTTAAATTAATTCAATCGAAGCTTTTGGACAAGAATGAGGTTTTTCGCCCATTATATAATGATGTTAGTGCATTTTCGGAGTCGCGTTATTTAGAGATCTATCCCTTAATAATGGAGCAGGATATTCCCACAATTCAGTTGCATATTTCTAAGGGTAAATTCACTTATGAAGAACTGACTTTATTTTTCTTAAAGCGAATTTATAAATACGAGTTGGACCCTGCTTTTTCTCTACACACCATTATTGCACTAAATAGGAATGTTTTAGAGCAGGCAAGGGCCAGAGATAAAAATAAACTTGAAAACTCGCATCCTATTTACGGGATGCCTATTTTGCTGAAAGATAACATCAACACCCGGGGTATTAATGCAAGCGCGGGAGCTGCAATTTTAAAAGAGTCTACAGCCGGAAAAGAAGCCTTTCTGGTAACCGAATTAGAAAAAAAAGGGGCTCTTATTCTAGGAAAAGTTAATTTGAGCGAATGGGCCTATTATTTTTGCACAGGTTGTCCTTTGGGTTATAGTGCAGTGGGTGGCCAGACCTTAAATCCGTATGGCAGAAAAGTCTTTGAAACAGGAGGAAGCAGTGCAGGCAGCGGGACTTCTGTAGCCGCCAACTATGCTGTAGCAGCGGTGGGAACAGAAACGTCCGGTTCAATAATCTCTCCCTCAAGTCAGAACTCGGTTGTAGGTCTAAAACCCACTATTGGAGTTATAAGTCGATCGGGTTTGGTTCCCATATCACATACCTTAGATACTCCCGGTCCAATGACCAAAAATGTTATAGACAATGCCATTTTGCTGGACGCTATGGCAGGGAAAGATACAAAGGACACCATCACTGTTGTTAAAAGGCAATCTTATCTTATAGCCCGAGTAAATTCCGGATTAAAAGGAAAACGATTAGGGGTGATGAAGAGTTTGCTGAAGGATTCAATTTATGCAACTACAGTTAAAAAACTGGAAAAAGAGGGTGCAATACTCATCGAATATAATCCGCCGGAAATTTCACTCGACGGATTTTTAAGTGTTCTTAATCTGGAAATGAAAGCGGATCTTCCCATTTACTTAGCGGCATATACTACTATTAACGATTCCATCAAAACCTTATCGGATGTGATGGCCTATAACGCTAAAGATAGTTTGATAAGAATGCCTTATCATCAAGGGGTTTTTGACCGAATTATGATCGATAGTACCAGCTCTGAGCAGCTCACTGAAATTCGAGCGAATTTATTAAAAAACGGCACTGCATTTTTTCAACAACCAATGGTCGAATATAAGCTGGACGCCATACTTTCCATAAATAATTATCATTCGGCAGCGGCCGCAGTTGGCCTTCATCCATGTCTAACTGTGCCAATGGGATATAAACCATCCGGAGAACCCATTAGCCTTACATTAATAGGATCACCTTTTAGTGAACAATCGCTGTTAAGCATGGGATACTCGATCGAAAAAAGTTTGAATGCCCGAAGGATTCCAGAAGCTTATAAAGATTAG
- a CDS encoding response regulator transcription factor, whose translation MSLKIAIVDDNSFLIHAIKEKLSFFEDISVKHTSLNGSELLTKLQDNHNIDLILMDIEMPVLNGIETTQMVKQKYPQIKIIMLTAFDNDENIFNAIKAGADGYLLKEINPEDLHNGILDTLNGGAAMNPSIALKTLKLLRNPIDIQNVNDQEEISLSKREVEVLEQLSKGLSYTLIAENLFLSPSTVRKHIENIYKKLQVHSKIEAVQKAKNHNII comes from the coding sequence ATGAGTCTTAAAATTGCCATTGTTGATGACAATAGCTTCCTAATCCATGCGATTAAAGAAAAGCTTTCTTTTTTTGAAGACATTTCGGTAAAACATACTTCCTTAAATGGAAGTGAATTATTGACCAAACTCCAGGACAATCATAATATAGATCTTATCCTTATGGACATCGAAATGCCGGTGTTAAACGGTATTGAAACCACCCAGATGGTAAAGCAAAAGTATCCGCAGATTAAGATCATTATGCTTACAGCCTTCGACAACGATGAAAACATTTTTAATGCCATAAAGGCGGGAGCCGATGGGTATTTGTTGAAGGAAATAAATCCGGAAGACTTACACAACGGAATTCTCGATACGCTTAACGGAGGCGCGGCCATGAATCCGTCTATTGCCCTAAAAACACTGAAATTATTGCGAAACCCTATCGACATTCAAAACGTGAATGATCAGGAAGAAATTTCGTTGTCCAAGCGAGAAGTGGAAGTTTTGGAACAGTTGAGTAAGGGTTTGAGTTATACTTTGATTGCCGAAAATTTGTTTCTGTCTCCAAGTACTGTTCGTAAACACATTGAAAATATTTACAAAAAATTACAGGTGCACAGTAAAATTGAAGCGGTACAAAAGGCGAAAAATCACAACATTATCTAA